The sequence TTAATATATGTTATGCTTAGATCTAAGCATGGGCCGAGCGGCTGACTTGGACCGCTCGAGCCCAAATCATAATGGGTGGTCTTGGGGTTCATTTCTTGTTAGGCCCAGCCCAGAATATAAACGAGTCTTATattgtttggatttggatttggatttagcTCTCAAAAACCTAGCTTGAGATGCGTGTGGCCTATGAACAGCAGGTCTATTTATGACTAATCTTTTGGTGTATTTTGTTAGTAAGCATACAAATTACTTACATTCACCATGCATATATAGGTAACCAAATTCACCTGCGGTGGATTCGCCGTCGGCTTTGCATGGCACCACTCACTCTCCGACGGCACCGGAGCTGCACAATTCTTGAATGCTGTAGGCGAGCTCGCTCGCGGCCTCCCACGCCCAACCGTCAACCCGATTTGGGCCAGGGATTCTCTCCTCGATCTTCCCCCGAAAATGCCCTCATTACCTTTATGGACTCCGAACTTACTCGAGTTACGGTGCTCCGAGCTGAACATGCCCTTAGATTACATCAATCGAACTAAGGAAAACTTCTTTCGACAAATTGGACAATCGTGCACCACATTTGACGTGGCCTTGGCCACAATTTGGCAGTGTCGGACACGAGCAATAGGCTTAGAACCTACTGAACCAGTGCAGGTGTATTTTGCGGTGAATGTCCGCGAAATGCTACAAGCTCAACCAGGCTACTACGGAAATAGCATTTTCATCCAAACCGCCTCATCGACTAGTCAGGAGATTGCAAAGGCACCTATTGTTGAGATTATTAAAATCATTAGATCTGCCAAGGGTACGGTTTTGACTGAACTAGCTAAATGGAAGAGGGGCTTACTGAAATGCAGCCCTATGGAGCATGTTGATCTCAGCTACAACACGCTTGGCATAACTTATTGGAAAAATTTAGGGTTCGAGCACGTCGATTATGGATCAGGTAAGCCGTTTTTGGTGACCGTACATAATGAATATAAGTTTGTCTCCTTCTGCATACTAGGTTTACCGCATACTCGCGAAAATGGGGTTTATATAAATGGACGCATTGTTAAGAAGGAACACTTAGAAGCATTCCATGAAGAAATGAAGCTGCTAGAATAATTTCAAAGGAAAGAGGGTTTTCATCACCAATAATAATACGAATGGTTTGTACCGTCGAATTAGTTCGATCGCCTTACGATCGAAAATCAATAAATGCCTTGTAATTTTTAGAGATTCTCTAACTCTCTAAAAGGAGTACGTGCATATGGCTTgcatatctatatatgtattttgtttgtagcacacaaaaataaaaaaagaatgaaatttgTTATGGTAATTACTTGTGTTTATTTCTTTGCTTTAAAATTAATAGAGGAATTTCAAAACTATATACTTTAACTTCAACATCATAAAACATACCCAATGTGTTACACACCcaactatttaattaattaatgtgttGCAACTCGTTTAgctctatatattataaacaTAATGCTCCATATCCTCATATAAAAACAttatcttcaaattttaatagtagagATCACTAGCTAGCTCCTTGGATGTTGCCATTTAAACCAACACATATCTTTTCTAAATCTCCACAATAATCATTCATTTGAAGCCCTTAAAACAtgtcacttatatatatataatataggcaTTACATAAAGGAGCTTttgctacatatatatactattattctataaataagTCACCATCTTgtgtgttttatttatttattttgtttccatCAATCCATCATTACCTTGGAATTCCATGATCTGACCCACCAACAATCAATACAAGATTGATTACTCCCCAAGCATATTTTTCCTCCTTTATTAATTGCTTTTGTACCCTTTTGTCTTAACCTTAATGGGGCTACTCTTTGGACTTGCTtgggattattattatttgagtaGAATTACATACAAAATAGGTGATAGATTTTCTAAACTCTAGCTCTTTGGTAAACAAGcatctgaatttttaatttagcaaTTAGATAGTCTAAACTTAATTagtaaaatagtataatataagcaaaagtttcaaattggaACTTGCTTTTATAGCTAAGAAGATCATTTTAGCTTTTTGTTAATGTAAAAGTTTAATTAAGACATTTTGTCTACCAAATGCTTTTGTAAAACAGCTGTTTATCTTCAGAATAAGATTACACTACTAGAGAcagatgtttaaatattttttatttatcttttgatAGATTCATGACATGGGCTTAGATTTAATTAGGAAAAACTAAATGAGGTTAATTAGGCAACTAATAGGATTTGAACTCATAACCTCTTAGAAACTTTTTTGAACTTCTAGTAGACCCTGAAActggataagaaataaataagaaaaaacttaaataagaCTAGGTCTGGTTCATTCGAACTTATGATCTCCAGATTTGATAtggtgtaaaataattatttattttttaaaacaacaaACTATTGGAGAACGGTGTTTGGGTTCTAAGTTTCTTATATTCAACATATATATGAGAGGGCCCTACTTttgtttatctttatataaagttagaaaagaaaaggacTTAAGCACCATAAGAGCAATTACTTGTGAACTCAACTAAGAGATCTAGTGGTGAATTTCATTAGGCCAATTATGGGGGGTTTTGACTAGCCATCCTAGGTTGTTAGGATTAGAAGTAAAACTTACTCTACactttaaatttctttttaaccTTCCACAAATATGGTAGTCAATTAATGGCTTCTAAGATTATATTAACATACAAATCACACTTCACAAAATCAAATTCTAGTGTTCATGtgtagtgagagagagagagagagagagagagagagagagagagagtataaagCATAAGATGTTCTTTTTTAAGAAAGAATAGTATTTAGCAAATTAAGTTGATTAATGGCCAAAAAATACATTAGTTGGGTGCATGGTTGTTGTTTGATGTGGAAAAGCTGTTGAGACATTCCAATCACTTATTCTTTTCAGATAATTAATTGAATGCTTCCTCCTCCTCTATTCAATGCCTAGTTTTAGCATGTGCATTTTCTACAGTTCTGTGATCCGTATCTAATATcatacaaatattttattatagatGGACGACAAGATCATATGATGTATGCAGACACTAAATCAAAATGACATTCATTATCtacactatttattttattttatttttttttctaagttgCCTGTAGGCTCCAAACCCCTTATTTTTGACATGCAGATGCGAGTATTCTAATCCTAACCTGTAAATAGCATATCAGATAACAACCAACTATTCtagatagtgaaaaaaaaaacccttctcGATCAATAaccattattttatataaaaacaaCGACATCCAATCAAAAATCTTCGTAATGCACACAAGTACCCAAAAAAATGTTATTAAACAAGATaattttaatacatatataattctaaGCACAAATTCCTATATGCACACGAGAGTTGTGGGTGTTGGTGTGTAGGAGCTATATATAAATAGCAACCTCATGAGGCTCTTAGACAAGGCCAAAAATGCCCACCAAATTGCTTAAATTTCTTCTTTGTCTCTACATACATATGGAGaggtaattttcttaatttgtttctcttcctttattttttttctaacaaagaaaaaaaaatcgacaTTAAGAAACATCAAGGAGATATACATGTTATGCATGCTTTAATATTCGTGATTAATTACCTTCATATATTTCTTTGTTGTACCACTCAATAACTTGTCAAGCCATGTATAAGTCTATGAaagtggtaaaaaaaaaaaaagaaaaacgaaaagaaaatgaaaagttttGATCGGATGATTATGTTCTTGTAAATTAGATTCTTAATTAAGAAGCCTTTACTTTAGATTAATGTATCAATTAATCGATCACTAGaagttattaattttcttctttttttgggttttcttttttaagagaGATATGCGCGCTAACTTAAGTGCATGTTTAATTAGTCCTTCAAATAACTTAGCactagatgatgatgatgatgatgataataataataataattaaaaaattgtaacTAAATGGCTAATTTAATTTCATCTATTAATTGTCTTTGACTATTCTCATATTTGGGAAACTTTTTCTAGAGAGTTTATGCTCTTGTTTTCTATGAACCTGAACTCTAACCAAGAGGGAATATGTAAACTATTCCcacaactaaattttaatattgttattattatttttatttaaatgttCTCTAGTGTcatatttatgtaattaaaattaGGAACTCTACATGGCATAAttcccttattattttttagaaactttcTTCATTAACCAGCTTTATTATGATCAATAATTTAGTAACAAATTTAGTATATATGCTTCTCATCTCCTTATAATAAATATGTTAAGAGATTCAATTGTCATCTAGATTTCTCcctctttttggtttttgtttttcctttttgttgtaGTTTCATTTTGGTTTTCCTTTTTTGGTGATCCATTGGTGAAAGAAAAGGTTTAAAATAGGCCAAACATATGGGACTTGGGCACATGCTTTGGCAACATGTAACACTTTTATTAATTAAGGGACAATGCATGGCATCTATATAGCTAATCTAGGTATTATAGGTATATTACATACAAATCAAAAACTATACATAAAAGTTATAGCTAGCCCTAGAGGATAGGTTATTGCTCGACGCTTCGAGAAAAGCTAAGGTTTTGTGCTGTATTAGCTTCCAAATCGCTCTCGAGATATCGAGGATTTGTACGTTTGGCCAAACACAATCATCCCCCTTTATCGATTCGCCTCTTTGTTTACTGTACAAAAGTGTTGCTGAAGCTAGAAGTGAGAGCTTTTAATCGAATTAGAGTTTTTCGATTTCGAAAGTTACATATGGGGGCGTATTTTGAGCCTCTTGCTTGAGATAGACATGcttaattttcatcaaaaatcatGTCTCCTTCTTAATTAATCCTCAAGTAGAAAAGCTGTTTCAAAAGGTAGAAAAGTAGAGATGACAGTACGTGGGCCGGGTCAGGTATGGAGCATGTTACGACGAGCGCACGAATAGAAAATGAATATAAATGACGATCACAAAGTAGACAAACcacaaacagtaaaaaaaaaaagatagaacaCAACAATTTACATGAAAAACCCtttgtagagaaaaaaaaatccataggTAAAGGaagagagaacttcactatacaaaaaaagaatacaataGTGTGAGAAGTCTAATACGCTATATCGCCTTTAGggcaaaaagaagaaagaacttTCTTAACGGATTTGCTCAAATCGCTTCCACCGCAGGCATTTccttttttcttcacaaatcgattttcaaaatttgtcacACCACGAAGTTGTCGAAACCAAATTTTGAGGCATATCTAATAGAGCATACTAACTTGTTTTGATTAATTGGGTAGGGTACACAAAATTTGACTTaggcaaactttttttttttttcaaatgtgaccaaaaaattcaaacatgtttaaaacaagaaaagaagcaataatatagaaaaaagcACTGGTGCCCATTGTAGATAGTGTGCATTTTTTTGATTGTGTAGTTCAAACAAAGCTTTTGCACCCATGTTTGGGTCTACATGGAAGATCCTAATTGTAGAAGGACAAATTAGAGGAGCCAATTGATTGGCATAGTTATAGTGTCATGTGAATCGAGGAGAAAGGTACAAGTTTGGTGAGAGAAAAGGGTACTaggtaagtatatatatatagacctaataaatattgtataaaaaaagaTCAATGAGGGTAGTGTCTTATATTTATTTCACACTCAACTAACCATAATATGAGGCCACCTTTTGTTGGCTTTAATTTAAAGTCACTTTGTATTCAAGTCTTAACTCTAGAAATTTGTTTTgtgagattttatatatatatatatatatatatatatatatatatatatataatatgaggcCACCTTAGCTTGTTTGGCTTGTTTAGAGCTTTATACATTTGTTGTTTAAATATAGCTGTTTGAAAAGTAGTTCGAAAATTTTGCTCGAATCCGGCCAAAAGTGGTTGACGTTAAGTTAATATAAGTTTTTCGATTATGAGCATTTGCTTTTGGAACTCAAAatctcattttctctttttatcagAATAAAGGagtattgtttatttatacGAACACAGTCAATTTTTCTACTTACAAAGGATTTCCTTGAATTGGATTACTATATGTCTATTGTCAGTATAGTTGGTACAcgaatattattcttttatagtatatccacaaactggcttacTGCTTAATTAGTTACTGCTTTATTTTTCTATGGGACTAAATAAATTCTATTATAACTAAATCGTCACGATCGATCTCCATAATGTGATATCTTTTACAGAAACAACCTTGATGTAGTGCCATTGCACTTCCTTACCATGCGTATGCATCCTCCCCAAAATTCCAAACGGAGCCTTCCTAGGGTTAGGCCTCATTAACAATGCGGGTTGACCATATTGCATTATGATCATCATCAACcaaaacaaagttaaaaaaaaaaaaaaaaagaagaagaagaagaaaaattgaaatgacagaaaaataaatgtgaTCAAAACTGTAGGTAGGGGTCAACTATAAATTATATCCTTGTCTCATAATGTACATAAAATTGCACAGGGATATGTTCTTTTCCTTGTCCTTGTCTGGCTCTTTCAGAGACAGCTAAGTAGTTAGGTTGGCCCAATAGATTAATTAATGTACTTTGTAGCTTACACATATAATACTATGATTAGCAAAAATTAGGGTGGTGCAAAACTCAAAGTATCAACTATATTCTATTTGATTGTGAAGGGAAAGTTAACTGTGAAACTTGTGATCACATTAACAAGGACATGATCTACATGGTACTTTGGTGATGCTAATGATTGAGCATcttatgtatatgtacatgaaTTTAGAGTATTCATGGAGCATCTACTTCCCACCTACTGATAATAAGTTGTcgcataattatttttatttactagcATAGTCgataagaatatttttattcacCTCAACGTACACTCTTTTGATCGTTGATAGGGTTTAAAGATTTTAAGCACTAGCTATTTTTTTACTGAAAGTTTACGATAGCAGAGTAcggcattttattttatattcaacgcTTGCGGTATCCCTGTAGCATTTATGGAGCatctattttatactttttttttttggcttaattACTTTAGCATCTTATCAATCTATATACAGTATTATAGATataattttagcttttttccTATATTATTTTCTTCCTTCTTAAATATCACTAAAATATCATTTTCACTGATCTCTACACTGTTGCGAACAAATCAACTGTTTTAGACAGAAACTATATAACTACTTTACTAAGAGACATTACTAAATagtaggaaaaaaagaaaaatgaccaTTCCATAATAGATTTATCGAAAGCttatatcaagttattttcagCTATATTTTCCACGGTATTtctagttttaaaaaaaaaaaatttgttaaaatggGTCAAATATATGGtctattattttgaattagtattttttgataaaactaCTAGTTTTCTCTAAAATTGTAGATTTATTATTTGCATCGcaagaattataaaaaaacaagACAGTTTAGTGGTGTCTTTAAAAAGAAATAGTacaatataacaaaaaaaaaatctaaaaaaactaaaactataGTATAGTGTAGTACAATATAGTACAGTTAAGCCTATTTTTCTATTGTTTGTTTAGACTCaatatcaattatttttttctttaaaacaccTTAAATTAGTGGAGAATATTGTTCTAACCAATATTTATTATTCTCAACAAAAAGGGTGGGGCATACTGTCCTGACCTTGCTCCTCACCTAGCTTACCCTCCCCCCTTCCTCCCTTCCCTCTCTAGCTTGTAATCtcggttttttctttcttcactGTTTTCACCTTTTGCCGCTTTCGGAGGCCGTTGTTGCTTCCATTCTGTACACTTAATTCATTCCGCTTTATGAATGAAGCATGTagcttgctatttttttctcaaaaaaaaaaaaaaacaaaacaaaacaaaacaaaaaaggtggAGGGGAGGCACAAAAGGAAACTTCTGCAGGTCCACTCACACCCCACCATTATTCCTAGTCCATTGATCATGTTCATCCTAGCAATAGCTAGCTTTTCTGTTCATCCCTTGTTAGTGCCTTCACATGATTGTTGAAGAATCTACCTTTTTACTTTTCCTTAATCTAGTGGATTAGGAATCCGAAGCTCCCTTTtatgtttaatatatattattaattatgagTACTGCATACTAATGCGTATCTTAAAAGATCTCTTTAATTAGAAGCTGGTGATCATCGATACTTTTCCTCACGTTTGGATTCGAGATACTTTAAAAGGCTCAGAACATAAACTTAATGAGACTAGAGTTTGACGAAATTCAAGTTTAGAATCTACAGCTCTGATGTCATGTTAAAAGCTATATATTAGGGGA is a genomic window of Ananas comosus cultivar F153 linkage group 13, ASM154086v1, whole genome shotgun sequence containing:
- the LOC109719321 gene encoding acyl transferase 4-like → MGSVVTKSKPLLIAPSKPTPRGKLSLSPIDKIQILQSVLIPSIHVFAHGDSGSSVEIVNTIKQAISEALVLYYPLAGRLMEVGDGDLCIECNGEGLGFVEASADCSLEDVNFLEHPYVIPLEELVVDHRGWRVTDPPVVMQVTKFTCGGFAVGFAWHHSLSDGTGAAQFLNAVGELARGLPRPTVNPIWARDSLLDLPPKMPSLPLWTPNLLELRCSELNMPLDYINRTKENFFRQIGQSCTTFDVALATIWQCRTRAIGLEPTEPVQVYFAVNVREMLQAQPGYYGNSIFIQTASSTSQEIAKAPIVEIIKIIRSAKGTVLTELAKWKRGLLKCSPMEHVDLSYNTLGITYWKNLGFEHVDYGSGKPFLVTVHNEYKFVSFCILGLPHTRENGVYINGRIVKKEHLEAFHEEMKLLE